A stretch of Microtus pennsylvanicus isolate mMicPen1 chromosome 5, mMicPen1.hap1, whole genome shotgun sequence DNA encodes these proteins:
- the LOC142850806 gene encoding olfactory receptor 51G2-like → MSGPSNTSDWPTFSFIGIPGLEAAHMWISIPFCLLYLVALGGNILLLLLVRAEQSLHEPQFYFLAMLALTDLGLSLSTMPSVLAIFWFDIHDVGLDACLTQMFFIHTLSSVESGVLVAMAFDRLVAICAPLNYTRILTHQTVVCLSGAALIRGATLLAPLPFFLRTFPFCGANILSHSYCYYPDMLNLACGDVTVSSIYGLVCVLCTFAVDAIFIVVSYVKILGTVMKLGIQDRNWKSLQTCACHLCTVLVFYLPLISLAVLHRYTQETSPLLYTTMSNAYLLMTPLLNPLVYSLKSRQIQAALSKRFGVQRVVAGE, encoded by the coding sequence ATGTCAGGTCCGAGTAATACGTCTGATTGGCCCACGTTTTCCTTCATTGGGATTCCTGGTCTAGAGGCTGCACATATGTGGATCTCCATCCCTTTTTGTCTCCTGTACCTGGTAGCACTTGGGGGCAATATTCTACTCCTCCTTCTAGTTAGAGCAGAGCAGAGCCTTCATGAACCCCAGTTTTATTTCTTGGCTATGCTAGCCCTTACTGATCTAGGCCTTTCATTATCAACAATGCCTAGTGTCTTGGCCATCTTCTGGTTTGATATCCATGACGTTGGTTTGGATGCCTGTCTGACTCAAATGTTCTTTATCCACACTCTCTCCTCTGTGGAATCAGGTGTTCTGGTGGCCATGGCTTTTGACCGCTTAGTGGCTATCTGTGCTCCATTAAACTATACAAGGATCCTGACTCACCAAACTGTTGTCTGCCTCAGCGGTGCTGCCCTCATACGAGGAGCCACCCTATTGGCCCCGCTGCCTTTTTTTCTCAGGACATTTCCTTTCTGTGGAGCCAACATCCTCTCACACTCCTACTGCTACTACCCAGATATGCTGAACTTGGCCTGTGGAGATGTCACGGTCAGTAGCATCTACGGATTGGTCTGTGTACTTTGTACATTTGCAGTGGATGCAATCTTCATTGTAGTTTCATACGTGAAGATCTTGGGCACTGTGATGAAATTGGGGATCCAAGATCGAAACTGGAAATCCCTGCAAACCTGTGCCTGTCACCTCTGCACAGTGCTGGTTTTCTACTTGCCTCTCATCAGCCTAGCAGTACTACATCGTTACACGCAGGAAACTTCTCCACTTCTGTACACCACCATGAGCAATGCCTACCTCCTCATGACCCCACTGCTAAACCCTCTGGTATATAGTCTCAAATCCAGGCAGATCCAAGCTGCCCTCAGTAAGCGATTTGGGGTGCAACGTGTTGTTGCTGGTGAATGA
- the LOC142850802 gene encoding olfactory receptor 51G2-like translates to MAHSNHSSPSFFLTGLPGIEAVYVWISIPLCIVYIASLSGNGLVLWVVKSEPSLHQPMYYFLSMLAVMDLGLSASTLPTMLTIYMMGVREVTLDMCLSQLFFIHTFSVMESSVLLTMAFDRVVAISSPLRYGTILTNPRIASLGLAIVVRSIGLHIPAPIMLKKLPYCQKRQLSHSYCLHPDVMKLACADTQINSVYGLFVVLSTLGVDSVLIVLSYGLILHTVLSIASKTERLKALNTCVSHICSVLLFYTPMIGLSMIHRFGKWASPCSRVLLSYLHFLIPPVLNPVVYTIKTKQIRLRILRIFRSGGASIGDTQGH, encoded by the coding sequence ATGGCCCACTCCAACCATTCCAGCCCCTCCTTCTTTCTGACTGGCCTCCCGGGCATTGAGGCTGTGTATGTCTGGATCTCCATTCCCCTTTGCATCGTGTACATTGCCTCTCTTTCAGGGAATGGCTTGGTCCTGTGGGTTGTAAAGTCAGAGCCCTCCCTGCACCAGCCTATGTACTACTTTCTATCCATGCTAGCAGTGATGGACCTGGGCCTGTCTGCTTCCACACTGCCCACCATGCTCACAATCTACATGATGGGTGTCAGGGAGGTTACATTAGACATGTGCCTTTCCCAGCTTTTCTTCATTCATACTTTCTCCGTCATGGAGTCCTCTGTGCTGCTGACCATGGCCTTTGATCGTGTTGTGGCCATCAGCAGTCCTCTGCGCTATGGCACCATACTCACCAACCCTCGGATTGCCAGCTTGGGCCTGGCCATTGTGGTTCGCAGCATTGGTCTCCACATTCCTGCCCCCATCATGCTGAAAAAGCTGCCTTACTGCCAGAAGCGCCAGCTTTCGCACTCTTACTGCCTGCATCCAGATGTTATGAAGCTGGCTTGTGCTGACACCCAAATCAACAGTGTCTATGGCCTGTTCGTGGTTCTCTCCACCCTGGGTGTGGACTCTGTGCTCATTGTTCTCTCCTATGGACTGATCCTCCACACAGTGTTGTCAATTGCCTCCAAGACTGAGCGCCTCAAAGCCCTCAACACCTGTGTCTCCCACATCTGTTCTGTTCTGCTCTTCTACACACCTATGATTGGCCTGTCCATGATCCACCGATTTGGAAAGTGGGCTTCCCCATGCAGTCGTGTGTTGCTCTCTTATCTCCACTTTCTCATTCCTCCAGTGCTCAATCCAGTTGTTTATACCATAAAGACTAAGCAGATTCGACTGAGGATTCTGCGCATCTTCCGGTCTGGTGGAGCAAGCATTGGAGATACCCAGGGTCACTAA
- the LOC142850803 gene encoding olfactory receptor 51G2-like, producing the protein MAVSKHSNASSFFFILMDLPGLEASHYWTAIPICLIYVLSVLGNMTIMHTVKSVSSLHTPMYLFLSMLSMADLGLSASTLPSMAAVFLLGQRMIGTATCFMQLFFIHTFSVIESAVLLAMAFDRCVAIREPLRYATILTTRRIGAIGLAVVVRSAALHLPLPVLLGRLTFPPVSALSHSYCVHPDVLRLSCSSTVVNSGFGLFVMLSTLGMDAVLILLSYVLILKTVLSIASNAERLKAFNTCISHICAVLLFYTPLVSLSMIHRFGKKKLPALVYMLLSYLHFLMPPVLNPIVYSVKTKEIRVRILKMLHLKKH; encoded by the coding sequence ATGGCTGTTTCTAAACATAGCAATGCCAGCAGCTTCTTTTTTATATTGATGGATCTTCCTGGATTGGAGGCTTCTCATTATTGGACAGCAATTCCCATCTGTTTAATTTACGTTCTTTCTGTGCTGGGCAACATGACCATAATGCACACTGTCAAGTCTGTGTCCAGCCTCCACACACCTATGTACCTCTTCCTTTCCATGCTCTCAATGGCCGATCTGGGCCTCTCAGCTTCCACATTGCCTTCAATGGCAGCTGTTTTTCTCCTCGGCCAGAGAATGATAGGAACTGCAACCTGTTTCATGCAGCTCTTCTTCATCCACACGTTTTCAGTCATTGAGTCAGCTGTGCTCTTGGCCATGGCTTTTGACCGCTGTGTGGCCATCAGAGAACCTTTGCGCTATGCTACCATCCTTACAACAAGACGTATTGGAGCCATTGGATTGGCAGTGGTGGTCCGCAGTGCTGCGCTTCATCTGCCTTTGCCTGTGCTCCTGGGAAGGCTGACATTCCCGCCTGTCAGTGCTCTGTCTCATTCTTACTGTGTTCATCCTGATGTTCTAAGACTGTCCTGTTCCAGTACAGTCGTCAACAGTGGCTTTGGGCTCTTTGTCATGCTCTCTACGCTGGGGATGGATGCTGTGCTCATTCTTCTTTCCTACGTGCTGATTTTGAAGACAGTCTTGAGCATTGCTTCTAATGCCGAACGGTTGAAAGCCTTCAACACCTGCATTTCCCACATCTGTGCTGTCCTTCTGTTTTATACCCCACTCGTGAGTCTGTCCATGATCCATCGCTTTGGGAAAAAGAAACTACCAGCTCTGGTATATATGCTTCTCTCTTATCTCCACTTTCTTATGCCTCCAGTTCTCAACCCAATTGTCTACAGTGTCAAAACCAAAGAGATTCGGGTTCGCATTTTAAAGATGCTACATCTCAAGAAACACTGA
- the LOC142850804 gene encoding olfactory receptor 51G2-like, with protein MLPVNSTISVFFTFLVTGIPGLEALYIWISIPFCAMFLITMVGNMTIIIAIWREQTLHVPMYLFLAMLADSDLGLSLSTFPSLLRIFLLAAREMTPSACFTQMFFIHTFQVLESAVILAMAFDRYVAISYPLHYHSILTNTVIARIGLAIVVRTLTVLLPLPILLRRLHFCSSNVLSHSYCLHPDIIKLSCSDTRVNSIFGLFVVISTMGLDFILILLSYVLILRTVLRMASHSGRLKALNTCISHLCAVVLFFTPMICLSMLHRFGPRLPSHVYVTLANMHFLSPPVMNPIVYVVKTKQIRDKIKKLFIIKTTKKAHVTSIT; from the coding sequence ATGCTTCCTGTCAACAGCACCATCTCTGTCTTCTTCACCTTTCTGGTTACTGGCATCCCCGGACTGGAGGCTCTGTACATCTGGATATCCATACCATTCTGTGCCATGTTTCTCATTACCATGGTGGGCAACATGACGATCATAATTGCTATCTGGCGGGAACAGACTCTCCATGTTCCTATGTATCTTTTCTTGGCCATGTTAGCTGACTCGGatctgggtctctctctctctaccttcccCAGTTTGTTGAGGATCTTCTTGCTTGCTGCTAGAGAGATGACCCCCTCTGCTTGTTTCACCCAAATGTTCTTTATTCACACTTTCCAAGTCCTTGAATCAGCTGTCATTCTGGCCATGGCCtttgacagatatgtggccatttCATACCCACTTCACTATCACTCCATTCTCACAAACACTGTGATTGCCAGAATAGGATTGGCTATTGTTGTCCGAACCCTAACTGTGTTGCTGCCTCTCCCCATCCTCTTGAGGAGGCTGCACTTTTGTAGCTCCAATGTACTTTCTCATTCCTACTGTTTGCATCCTGACATCATAAAGCTCTCCTGCTCCGATACTAGGGTCAACAGTATCTTTGGGCTGTTTGTAGTGATCTCCACCATGGGACTTGACTTTatcctcatcctcctctcctATGTGTTGATTCTGAGAACAGTGCTGAGGATGGCTTCCCACAGTGGCCGCCTCAAGGCTCTCAACACCTGCATCTCTCATCTATGTGCTGTGGTCCTCTTCTTCACACCCATGATTTGTCTGTCCATGCTGCACCGTTTTGGCCCGAGGCTTCCTTCACATGTCTATGTAACTCTGGCCAACATGCACTTCCTAAGTCCTCCTGTGATGAACCCCATTGTCTATGTGGTAAAAACCAAGCAGATCCGAGATAAAATTAAGAAGCTCTtcattataaaaacaacaaaaaaagctcaTGTCACATCTATAacataa